A genomic segment from uncultured Vibrio sp. encodes:
- the soxR gene encoding redox-sensitive transcriptional activator SoxR produces MDISVGEVAKRSGVRVSALHFYEQKGLISSWRNQGNQRRYHRSVLRRVAVIKAAQQVGLSLEEVKQALDNLPKHQAPNKAQWESMASQWHEQLEQKIQQLKALQNDLGGCIGCGCLSLETCALRNPEDVLGKDHSGSNLTQDE; encoded by the coding sequence ATGGACATCAGCGTAGGTGAAGTGGCAAAACGATCGGGAGTGAGGGTTTCAGCACTGCATTTTTATGAGCAAAAAGGACTGATTTCGAGCTGGCGCAATCAGGGAAATCAACGCCGTTACCATCGAAGTGTGTTACGTCGTGTTGCTGTAATTAAAGCTGCACAACAGGTTGGACTCTCTTTAGAGGAGGTAAAGCAAGCGCTGGATAACTTGCCCAAGCATCAAGCGCCTAATAAAGCACAATGGGAAAGTATGGCGAGCCAATGGCATGAGCAACTTGAGCAAAAAATTCAGCAGTTGAAAGCGCTACAAAATGATTTGGGTGGATGTATTGGCTGTGGTTGTTTGTCGCTTGAAACGTGTGCTTTGCGCAACCCAGAAGATGTGCTGGGCAAGGACCATTCGGGATCAAACCTGACGCAGGATGAGTAG
- a CDS encoding DUF2391 family protein — protein MSRHFNLEDASQVLVGAFALAVPISFSEEAWRMGESLPMANLLMLLSLSVIFLSFFAYQSVFQSRIRHRVSIFIFRVIIAYSIAAIVVALVLLCLDKLPILTDPLVALKRIIVITMPASMGAIVVDSFDKE, from the coding sequence ATGAGCCGTCACTTTAACTTAGAAGATGCCAGCCAGGTATTGGTTGGCGCTTTTGCTCTTGCAGTACCGATTTCTTTTTCCGAAGAAGCATGGCGCATGGGGGAGAGCTTGCCAATGGCAAACCTGCTCATGTTGTTAAGCCTGTCAGTCATCTTCCTAAGTTTCTTCGCGTATCAGAGTGTGTTTCAGAGCCGGATTCGACACCGCGTCTCTATCTTTATTTTCCGCGTGATCATCGCGTATTCCATCGCCGCTATTGTTGTTGCACTTGTACTGCTTTGCCTCGATAAACTTCCAATACTGACAGACCCGTTAGTCGCGCTGAAACGTATTATCGTCATCACTATGCCTGCCTCGATGGGCGCGATCGTGGTCGACAGTTTTGACAAAGAGTAA
- a CDS encoding efflux RND transporter permease subunit, whose translation MQETNQKGLIAYFANNPVAANLLMVFIIIMGIVSYLFIQRQMFPNIEVNYIDVRATYPGASPQEIEESILVKVEESIKDVTGIKKVVSRASRGSAYVSIEVDVNADIKRVLDDVNQRIDTLSNLPAGMEPINVYQVEWRQDVIEMGLVGDRPLEELKPIAKQIEDELLQLKNVMLVYLSAPEEEIAIEVDPLVLRKYDLTLNDVSDAIRRYSANFSAGEVKTNSGMIAVRIENQYYHGDEFRNIPVKLGANGAKVLLQDIATIKDGFTEEERYFEYSGQNAIYMSVEATRDQNIIPVAESVHKYIEAKNKTLPSDVQLKVLVDMTYYLNGRLDMMLKNLLQGAALVAIMLSIFLRFRLAMWVMIGLPVCFLGAVMLMPALGITVNIVSLFAFIMVLGIVVDDAIVMGESAYTEIEEKGGGVENVVRGVKRVATPATFGVLTTIAVFAPFLLSSGIDSAFFYGIAGVVILCLIFSLIESKLILPAHLAHTNFKPIKPGGWRDRFNTRFFGFVNGTYRRFVTLCTHWRWSVFAIFCGLLAISAALVNSNYVRVIPNPKVPTDYPAITIEMNDTVSSEQTIDALKTIERVMQEVETQTIEEHGQGMIRDVLSYNRSRTEGRVLVPLVDEELRPFNTFELARRWREAMPTIPGMKSIKIRDQSAGGGDRDEFGYLLFGSNINELNEAGRYLIDRLQQQDGLYDISSSIDSGSKEVLLSLAPVAYDLGLDLTMIAQQVGGSFYGGEAQRLIRDGEEIKVMVRYPQLTREAFSSLRYAVITTPAGKKVMLGDVVKINEQPGVSTIRREGGYQTVYVYGSIDEELIEPEEVVKIIDESILPDMKDQFPSVKTELGGDIEEQAAQRNEQILFFIAGMIIVYILLAVPLKSYTQPLIVMSVIPFSLTGAIWGHFWFGLDISMMSTFGLIAAAGVVINDSLVMTDYVNQVREKGMNIKQAVVEAGCARFRAITLTSITTFAGVLPIMFETSLQARFVIPMAVALGFAVLYATILTLVLVPCLYLMLEDIKNIFRAIKRFFSRLIARFRKRDEATEAHVNASH comes from the coding sequence ATGCAAGAGACCAATCAAAAGGGCCTAATTGCCTATTTTGCGAATAACCCTGTGGCTGCCAACCTGCTGATGGTGTTTATCATCATCATGGGTATTGTGAGCTATCTGTTCATTCAAAGACAGATGTTCCCTAACATCGAAGTTAATTACATAGACGTACGAGCAACCTATCCTGGTGCCTCTCCTCAGGAAATAGAGGAGAGTATTCTCGTCAAAGTAGAAGAGTCGATCAAAGACGTTACGGGCATCAAGAAAGTCGTATCCCGAGCGAGTCGCGGCAGTGCTTATGTATCTATTGAAGTGGATGTGAATGCTGACATCAAACGCGTGCTTGATGATGTGAATCAGCGGATTGATACCTTGTCCAATTTACCTGCGGGTATGGAGCCAATTAATGTCTATCAAGTTGAGTGGCGTCAAGATGTCATTGAAATGGGGCTCGTTGGTGATAGACCACTCGAAGAGCTAAAACCTATTGCAAAGCAAATTGAAGATGAGCTTCTGCAACTGAAAAACGTCATGTTGGTGTATTTAAGTGCACCAGAAGAGGAGATTGCGATTGAAGTTGATCCTCTGGTGCTGCGTAAGTACGACCTCACGTTAAATGATGTGAGTGATGCGATTAGACGTTACTCTGCCAACTTTTCAGCCGGTGAAGTCAAAACTAACTCTGGGATGATTGCAGTACGTATTGAGAACCAGTATTACCATGGTGACGAATTCAGAAATATTCCAGTGAAACTGGGGGCAAACGGCGCGAAAGTTCTGCTGCAGGATATTGCGACGATCAAAGATGGCTTTACTGAAGAAGAGCGCTACTTTGAGTATTCGGGGCAAAATGCGATTTATATGTCCGTTGAAGCAACGCGTGATCAGAATATTATTCCGGTTGCTGAATCCGTTCATAAGTATATTGAGGCAAAAAACAAAACGCTGCCAAGTGATGTTCAGCTAAAGGTTCTGGTCGACATGACCTATTACCTTAATGGCCGTCTCGATATGATGCTGAAAAACCTGTTGCAGGGGGCTGCGCTGGTGGCGATTATGCTGAGCATTTTCCTACGCTTTCGCTTAGCCATGTGGGTGATGATCGGTTTACCGGTCTGTTTCCTTGGTGCGGTAATGTTAATGCCTGCGTTAGGCATTACCGTGAATATTGTGTCTCTATTTGCCTTTATTATGGTGTTGGGGATCGTCGTTGATGACGCTATAGTCATGGGCGAAAGCGCCTACACTGAAATTGAGGAAAAGGGCGGAGGTGTTGAGAATGTAGTACGCGGTGTTAAACGTGTCGCGACGCCGGCGACATTTGGTGTTCTGACAACCATCGCTGTGTTCGCTCCTTTCTTACTCTCCAGCGGTATTGATAGCGCATTTTTCTACGGCATCGCGGGTGTGGTTATTTTATGTTTAATCTTCAGTCTGATTGAATCAAAGCTAATCTTGCCAGCCCACCTTGCGCACACGAATTTCAAACCGATTAAGCCTGGTGGATGGCGAGATCGCTTTAATACGCGCTTTTTCGGCTTTGTTAATGGGACTTATCGCCGCTTTGTCACTCTGTGTACTCACTGGCGCTGGAGTGTTTTCGCCATATTTTGTGGTTTACTGGCAATCAGTGCTGCACTAGTAAACTCTAATTATGTACGTGTCATTCCAAACCCTAAAGTACCCACAGACTATCCGGCTATCACGATTGAAATGAATGATACCGTATCAAGTGAGCAGACCATTGATGCACTCAAAACCATTGAGCGTGTTATGCAGGAGGTTGAAACTCAGACCATTGAAGAGCATGGTCAGGGAATGATTCGGGATGTCCTTTCTTATAACAGAAGCCGTACCGAAGGCCGAGTTTTGGTTCCACTTGTTGATGAGGAATTGCGACCTTTCAATACGTTTGAACTTGCGCGTCGTTGGCGTGAAGCCATGCCAACCATACCGGGAATGAAGAGCATTAAAATTCGTGATCAGAGTGCGGGTGGTGGTGATCGAGATGAATTCGGATATCTGTTGTTTGGCTCCAATATCAATGAGCTGAATGAAGCGGGACGTTATTTAATTGATCGCTTGCAGCAGCAGGACGGCCTGTATGACATTTCATCTTCGATTGATTCCGGTAGTAAAGAAGTGCTTCTTTCTTTAGCGCCAGTTGCCTACGATCTCGGTTTGGATCTCACTATGATTGCTCAGCAAGTGGGTGGCAGTTTCTATGGTGGTGAAGCACAGCGATTGATTCGTGACGGCGAGGAAATCAAAGTGATGGTGCGTTATCCGCAATTAACACGTGAAGCTTTCTCTTCTCTGCGCTATGCCGTCATCACAACGCCAGCAGGTAAAAAAGTTATGCTGGGAGATGTGGTGAAAATCAATGAGCAACCTGGCGTAAGTACGATTCGTCGTGAGGGCGGATATCAAACGGTTTACGTTTATGGTTCCATTGATGAAGAGCTGATTGAGCCAGAAGAAGTGGTGAAAATCATCGATGAAAGCATCTTGCCGGATATGAAGGATCAGTTCCCAAGTGTTAAGACTGAGTTGGGTGGAGACATCGAAGAGCAAGCCGCACAGCGTAACGAGCAGATTCTCTTCTTCATTGCCGGGATGATCATCGTCTATATCCTACTTGCGGTGCCACTGAAGAGTTACACCCAGCCACTGATTGTAATGTCGGTGATTCCTTTCAGTTTAACGGGCGCGATTTGGGGGCATTTCTGGTTTGGACTAGACATCAGCATGATGTCGACATTTGGCCTTATTGCAGCTGCGGGGGTGGTAATTAATGACTCTCTTGTCATGACGGACTACGTAAACCAAGTCAGAGAAAAGGGGATGAACATCAAACAAGCGGTTGTGGAAGCTGGATGTGCTCGTTTTCGCGCGATCACCCTAACATCAATCACGACGTTCGCTGGTGTTCTGCCTATTATGTTTGAGACGAGTTTGCAGGCTCGATTCGTTATCCCGATGGCAGTCGCGTTAGGCTTCGCAGTTCTGTATGCGACGATATTGACCTTAGTATTGGTACCTTGTTTGTATCTGATGCTAGAGGACATCAAGAACATTTTCAGAGCGATTAAGCGCTTTTTCTCTCGCTTAATCGCGCGTTTCAGAAAGCGGGATGAGGCGACAGAAGCTCACGTTAATGCATCTCACTAA
- a CDS encoding efflux RND transporter periplasmic adaptor subunit, whose product MLSKPMLRWLLPFVVAGGSYAGYAAIAATAPEKESTKETIAEPTVQASSLFPTDHKVVITSHGELVPFEKTHLSAQVSGEVISWHSNFVTGGIVKRGEVLFTIESDNYEAAVLQAEAALASARATLIEEKAKAEVAKRQAKQLGDKQVTDLYLRKPHVLSAEAQVKSAQASLKRAKRDLENCKVIAPYDALVVERDIGVGQFVTSGSRVATLNNIEVAEIHVPIAGFDSAFLPESINELRATVTQQGILSTTREGKVVRDLGMIDSATRMINMVIQVEDPYGIDSEKPPIKFGSYVEVSFTGKELKHIYRLPQELVKNRTVWVVNDDNELQPRTVTVLRAEGEFMLVGDGLEQSDQLVLTLPEYPQKGMAVQIAKKNDDSETVVQ is encoded by the coding sequence ATGTTATCAAAACCCATGTTACGTTGGCTGTTACCCTTCGTTGTTGCTGGTGGCTCCTATGCAGGTTACGCCGCAATAGCTGCAACGGCTCCAGAAAAAGAGTCGACGAAAGAAACCATTGCTGAACCGACGGTTCAAGCATCTTCACTTTTCCCTACCGATCACAAAGTGGTGATTACCAGCCATGGCGAGTTGGTTCCATTCGAGAAAACTCACCTCTCTGCACAAGTGAGCGGCGAAGTGATCAGTTGGCATTCCAACTTTGTCACTGGCGGTATTGTGAAGCGCGGTGAAGTCTTGTTCACGATTGAAAGCGATAACTACGAAGCGGCAGTACTTCAAGCTGAGGCGGCGTTAGCAAGTGCCCGTGCAACATTGATCGAAGAGAAAGCGAAAGCCGAGGTCGCAAAGCGTCAGGCCAAGCAACTTGGTGATAAACAAGTAACCGACTTGTATTTGCGTAAGCCACATGTATTAAGTGCTGAAGCGCAGGTGAAATCTGCTCAGGCGTCATTGAAACGTGCCAAGCGTGACCTGGAAAATTGCAAAGTCATTGCACCATACGATGCATTAGTTGTTGAGCGCGATATTGGTGTCGGTCAGTTTGTCACGTCCGGTTCTCGTGTAGCTACTCTCAACAATATTGAGGTTGCGGAAATACATGTGCCGATCGCCGGATTTGATAGTGCGTTCTTACCGGAATCCATCAATGAACTCCGTGCCACTGTCACTCAGCAAGGCATTTTGTCGACAACACGTGAAGGCAAGGTGGTCCGTGACTTGGGTATGATCGACAGTGCGACACGTATGATCAATATGGTGATCCAAGTTGAAGATCCGTACGGTATTGATAGTGAAAAGCCACCAATCAAATTTGGCTCTTATGTTGAAGTCAGCTTTACCGGTAAAGAGCTCAAACACATTTATCGTCTCCCTCAAGAGTTGGTTAAGAATCGTACTGTTTGGGTGGTCAATGATGACAACGAACTTCAGCCACGAACTGTGACCGTACTAAGAGCTGAAGGCGAGTTTATGTTGGTGGGGGATGGTTTAGAACAGAGCGATCAACTCGTGTTAACTCTGCCGGAGTACCCACAAAAAGGCATGGCGGTGCAGATCGCAAAAAAGAATGACGACTCCGAAACCGTCGTACAATAA
- a CDS encoding phospholipase D family protein: MFTKLIFTCMFTFLSACSAIEYSEPSEKSTTFQYGYQSDSALAHYFEAYGRDPKTETGFYPLNQGHDALLARISLIESAQKSLDLQYYIYRGDETSNFITWRLYEAAKRGVRIRLLLDDMQKRNDKMMAAMNAHPNIEIRLFNPHQYRSARLFGFATDFDRLNRRMHNKSLIADSVSAVVGGRNIGNEYFSFESEVSFGDFDLLLYGEAVQQTADQFDLYWNSVYAVPMEWVSPGSEQITDAAIQEQVDKLQLTEKFTQGRYNFNTLDMYQELKNEKLKLYWGEGDIWFDLPDKVATHESQLISNLSELLKSVDHSFVLISPYFVPTEAGTKALTNAAKRGVDITIVTNSLASNDVFAVHGWYSKYREDLLASGIKLWEVKSSAKLKSKWSLTGSSRASLHAKAMLIDKETLFVGSMNWDPRSAKLNTEMAAVIKQPEYVQDFLGALPEILNNNAYRVTLRDGDIVWTDNKTGQEYDSEPEASMWRKMGSWFSGILPIEDQL, translated from the coding sequence ATGTTTACTAAGCTCATTTTCACCTGCATGTTTACTTTTCTGTCGGCCTGTTCAGCAATTGAGTACAGCGAGCCTAGTGAGAAGTCGACGACATTTCAGTACGGTTACCAATCGGATTCAGCGCTGGCACACTATTTTGAGGCTTACGGAAGAGACCCGAAAACGGAGACTGGTTTTTATCCTCTTAACCAAGGTCACGATGCGCTTCTTGCACGCATTTCGCTGATTGAATCTGCGCAAAAAAGTTTGGATCTTCAGTACTATATCTATCGAGGTGATGAGACCAGTAATTTCATTACTTGGCGACTGTACGAAGCCGCAAAACGAGGGGTTCGAATTCGCTTACTGCTCGATGACATGCAAAAGCGCAACGACAAAATGATGGCCGCGATGAACGCCCATCCAAACATCGAAATCCGTTTGTTTAATCCCCACCAATATCGCTCTGCACGGCTATTCGGGTTTGCGACAGACTTCGACCGTCTGAACCGCCGTATGCACAACAAATCACTCATCGCTGATAGCGTGTCAGCGGTAGTAGGCGGAAGAAATATCGGCAATGAATATTTCTCTTTTGAATCTGAAGTCTCGTTCGGCGACTTCGACTTGCTACTCTATGGAGAAGCCGTCCAACAAACAGCAGACCAATTTGATCTCTATTGGAACAGCGTTTATGCCGTGCCAATGGAATGGGTTTCCCCGGGCTCTGAACAAATAACCGATGCGGCGATTCAAGAGCAAGTCGATAAACTGCAACTTACCGAAAAGTTCACTCAAGGCCGCTACAACTTCAATACCCTCGACATGTATCAAGAGTTGAAGAATGAAAAGCTCAAGCTTTATTGGGGTGAAGGAGATATCTGGTTCGACTTACCTGACAAAGTGGCGACGCACGAAAGCCAGCTGATTAGTAACTTGTCCGAGCTACTCAAAAGTGTGGACCACTCGTTCGTGCTTATCTCCCCCTATTTTGTGCCAACCGAAGCAGGAACAAAAGCGCTGACCAACGCCGCGAAACGAGGCGTGGATATTACGATCGTCACCAACAGCCTAGCTTCTAACGATGTCTTTGCGGTGCATGGCTGGTATTCAAAGTACCGCGAAGATTTGCTCGCTTCAGGTATCAAACTCTGGGAAGTAAAATCCAGTGCCAAACTTAAGAGCAAATGGAGCTTAACGGGTAGTAGCCGCGCGAGTTTGCATGCCAAAGCGATGCTAATCGATAAAGAGACGCTTTTTGTCGGCTCAATGAACTGGGATCCACGCTCGGCAAAACTCAACACAGAAATGGCTGCCGTGATTAAGCAACCAGAATACGTGCAAGATTTTCTGGGAGCCTTACCTGAAATACTCAATAACAACGCTTATCGCGTGACGCTCCGCGACGGTGATATTGTCTGGACTGATAATAAGACAGGACAAGAATATGACTCAGAACCCGAAGCAAGCATGTGGCGAAAAATGGGCTCTTGGTTCTCCGGTATTTTACCCATCGAAGATCAACTTTAA
- a CDS encoding ASCH domain-containing protein gives MDLKAKHYLDQYLELLTPQQRESIPSMSADYYCADEDNANICAELVRSGQKTASCSMELWYSEYGEVMPQVGHLQVVTNWDGEPVCVIEITDVSTCPYSEIEEEFARAEGEGDRTLQWWREAHTRFFQAECDELGIEWHEQRLLVLERFKVVYPLD, from the coding sequence ATGGACCTCAAAGCGAAACATTATCTCGATCAATACTTAGAATTACTCACTCCCCAGCAACGAGAATCCATTCCGTCAATGAGTGCGGATTATTACTGCGCCGATGAAGACAATGCGAATATTTGCGCAGAGTTGGTTCGCTCAGGCCAAAAAACAGCGTCTTGCAGCATGGAGCTTTGGTACAGCGAGTACGGAGAAGTCATGCCTCAAGTCGGGCATCTGCAGGTTGTGACGAATTGGGATGGTGAGCCTGTTTGCGTGATTGAAATCACCGATGTTTCTACTTGCCCGTACAGTGAGATAGAAGAGGAGTTCGCACGAGCAGAAGGCGAAGGGGATAGAACGCTACAATGGTGGCGCGAAGCCCATACCCGTTTCTTCCAAGCCGAATGCGATGAGCTAGGTATTGAGTGGCACGAGCAACGGCTGTTGGTTTTAGAGCGGTTTAAAGTCGTCTATCCTTTGGACTAA